A window of Longimicrobium sp. contains these coding sequences:
- a CDS encoding class II fumarate hydratase encodes MSDTSFRTEKDSLGEMQVPADALYAAQTQRAVENFPISGIRFPRRFIHAMGTIKKAAAQANAEMGLLDAAVAEAIVRAADEVIAGTLDAQFVLDVYQTGSGTSTNMNTNEVIGTRATQLAGGDKRVHPNDHVNMGQSSNDVIPTAMHVSARVAIHEDLIPALERLQGALNAKAAEFDDVVKSGRTHLMDATPVRLGQEFGGYASQIEHGIRRLRNASEELAELALGGTAVGTGTNAVPGFPAKTIEKISALTGLQFREAENHFEAQGAKDACVSASGALNTLAVSLLKIANDIRWLASGPTSGLAEITLPAIQPGSSIMPGKVNPVMSEAMMMVCAQVMGNHVAVTIGGQHGNFELNVMMPVMAHNFLQSVEILSRACDAFRANAVEGIGANRERCRELLEKNPSIATALNAYIGYDQAASVAKESAKNFESVRDVVKRRGLLSDEQLDHVLNVREMTEPGIPGGGVVGGGGG; translated from the coding sequence ATGAGCGATACGAGCTTCCGCACCGAGAAGGACTCGCTGGGCGAGATGCAGGTGCCCGCAGACGCGCTGTACGCCGCGCAGACGCAGCGCGCGGTGGAGAACTTTCCCATCAGCGGCATCCGCTTTCCGCGCCGCTTCATCCACGCGATGGGCACCATCAAGAAGGCCGCCGCGCAGGCGAACGCCGAGATGGGCCTGCTCGACGCCGCCGTGGCCGAGGCCATCGTCCGCGCCGCCGACGAGGTGATCGCGGGAACGCTGGACGCGCAGTTCGTACTGGACGTGTACCAGACGGGGAGCGGCACCAGCACCAACATGAACACCAACGAGGTGATCGGGACGCGCGCCACGCAGCTCGCCGGCGGCGACAAGCGGGTGCATCCCAACGACCACGTGAACATGGGGCAGAGCTCCAACGACGTGATCCCCACGGCCATGCACGTCTCCGCGCGCGTGGCCATCCACGAGGACCTGATCCCCGCGCTGGAGCGGCTGCAGGGCGCGCTGAACGCCAAGGCGGCCGAGTTCGACGACGTGGTGAAGAGCGGCCGCACGCACCTGATGGACGCCACCCCGGTGCGCCTGGGCCAGGAGTTCGGGGGATACGCCAGCCAGATCGAGCATGGCATTCGCCGGCTGCGCAACGCGAGCGAGGAGCTGGCCGAGCTGGCGCTGGGCGGCACCGCGGTGGGCACCGGCACCAACGCCGTTCCCGGCTTCCCCGCCAAGACGATCGAGAAGATCAGCGCGCTCACGGGGCTGCAGTTCCGCGAGGCGGAGAACCACTTCGAGGCGCAGGGCGCCAAGGACGCCTGCGTCAGCGCGAGCGGCGCGCTGAACACGCTGGCGGTAAGCCTGCTGAAGATCGCCAACGACATCCGCTGGCTGGCCAGCGGGCCCACCTCGGGGCTGGCCGAGATCACCCTTCCCGCCATCCAGCCGGGAAGCAGCATCATGCCGGGAAAGGTGAACCCGGTGATGAGCGAGGCGATGATGATGGTGTGCGCGCAGGTGATGGGGAACCACGTGGCGGTGACCATCGGCGGGCAGCACGGCAACTTCGAGCTGAACGTGATGATGCCGGTGATGGCGCACAACTTCCTGCAGTCGGTGGAGATCCTGTCGCGCGCCTGCGACGCCTTCCGCGCCAACGCGGTGGAGGGGATCGGCGCCAACCGCGAGCGCTGCCGCGAGCTGCTGGAGAAGAACCCGTCGATCGCCACCGCGCTGAACGCCTACATCGGCTACGACCAGGCGGCCAGCGTGGCCAAGGAGTCGGCCAAGAACTTCGAATCCGTGCGCGACGTGGTGAAGCGCCGCGGCCTGCTGAGCGACGAGCAGCTGGACCACGTGCTGAACGTGCGCGAGATGACGGAGCCCGGGATCCCCGGCGGCGGCGTGGTGGGCGGCGGGGGCGGGTGA